The genomic segment TCGCTGACCGAGGTCACCGTCCAGCTCGCCCTGAAGTACCGCCTCGACCAGGACGGCACCACCACCCGGGCACGGGAGCTGCTGGACTGGACGATCTGCGAGCCGGCGCTCGGCTCCGGCGCCTTCCTCAACGAGGCGATCAACCAGGTCGCCGCCGAATACCTGCGCCGCCGCCAGGCCGAACTGAAGGTCAACCTGGACCCGGAGACCTACCACCTGGAGCTGCAGCGGGTGAAGGCGTACATCGCCCTGCACAACTGCTACGGCGTCGACCTGAACCGCACCGCCGTCGAGCTGGCCGAGGTCTCCGTCTGGCTGAACGTCATGCACGCCGGCCTGCAGGCCCCCTGGTTCGGCCTGCACCTGCGCCGCGGCAACTCCCTGATCGGCGGCGCCCGCAAGCTGTACGCCCCGAAGCAGCTCGCCGACAAGTCCTGGCTCACCACCGCCCCGCAGGAGAAACCCTTCCGGGACGGTCCGATCGACCCCGGCACCATCCACCACTTCCTGCTCCCGGCCGACGGCTGGGGGGCGGTCGCGGGGGAGAAGGAGGCCCGCGAGCTGGCCCCGGCCGAAACCGAAAAACTCAAAAAATGGCGTACGGCGATGAAGCGCGTCCCGAACGCCAAGGGCTCGAAGCAAAAGCCGTCGCAGGTGGCCCGGTTGCAGGCGCTCGCCGGCCGGGTCGAGTTCCTGTGGGAGCTGGTCGGCCGCCGGCTGGCCATCTCGGAGCGGGAGATCCGCCGCCACATCCCGGTCTGGGGCGCCGACGACCTGCCCCCGGTGACCGAGGCGGTCCCCCGGGAGAAGATCCTGGCCGACCTGACCGCCCCCGGCACCCCGTACTGGCGCCTCAAGACCCTGATGGACACCTGGTGCGCCCTCTGGTTCTGGCCCCTGGACAAGGTCGCGGTGCTTGACGGCTCGGACCCGGCGTACGCCAACTCAGTCCAGGTGAGCCGAGTGGAGGACGAGCCGGAGTTTGTGGAGCAGGCCATGGTCGAACAGGCCGACCTCTTCGGCAACGTGACATCGCAGCAACTCAAGCTGCCGACCTGGACGGGTTCCCGCAAGGCCACAGCCAACGAGACGCTGCGCCAGCAGGTCCCGCTCACATCGCTGGACGACTGGATCACCTTTGCCGAGTCCCTGATCGGCCGGCGTGACGTTGTGACCGACGACTTGGCCGCGATCTACGCCGATCTCACCACTCTGCCTCAGATGACCGCGTACGAGACCAAGCTCGACGGCCTGATCGGCGTTGATCAACCGTGGGCGTTGGCGGAACGCTTCCCATGGCTGCACGCCGCCGAGGAGCTCGCTGAGCAACAGGGCTTCTTCCACTGGGAACTCACCTTCGCCCAGGCTTTTGCTAACGGCGGCTTCGACATCCAAGTCGGCAACCCCCCCTGGGTCCGGCCAACTTGGAAGCTCGATTCTGTTCTTGCTGAGGTGGATCCGTGGTTTGCTCTTGCTGAAAAGCCGCGTTCCGAGGTCGTTCGGGATCGCAAGAATATGATTCTATCTAAGGATCGCCAGCTCTACTTTGCACTCGAGCTTGCTCGGCATGTCGGATTAATGAACATCGTATCCTCACTCTCTGAGTATCCATTATTGGTTGGTACGCAACCGGATCTCTATCGTTCTTTCATGTGTCGGGTATGGGCAAACTCGGCGCCGAGAGGATGTGCGGGGATGATACATCCGGATACTCATCTCGTTGGTGCCCGCGAAGGCAGCCTTCGTGGCCAGGCGTATCGCCGTCTGAGGCTGCACGCACATTTCAGAAATGAACGGAAGATTTTTCCTGACGTACACAACAATACAGATTTTGGCGTTCATATCTATGGCAAGGAACGGGACGTCGACTTTGGTCACCTGAGTTACCTCCACGACCCATCTACTTTGGTTCAGTCGCTCGAACACGATGGATCTGGCCCTCTCCCGGGCATAAAGTACCGAGGTGCATGGGACGTCAGACCCCATCGCTCCCGTGTCGTTCGCATCGTTGACTCACTGCTTGAAGAATGGCATCGGTTGGCACCTGATCGCGGATTGCCGCCAGCTCAGTCCCCGATCCTCTATCCAATATCAGTACATGAACGGGATGCAATTTCAGCCCTCTCCGGTTTCCCGCATAGGATGAAGTCGCTGAGGCCGCGCGCTAGTGCTGGTTTTCATGAGAAAATGGCAAAAGATAAGGGACTTATCCGGTGGAGTACAAGCAGGGTGGAATCCCTTGGGGAGGTCATCCTGCAGGGTCCGCACGTGGGAATTGCTACCTCCTTCAGTAAGGAACCGAAGGACCCTTGCAAGAGCAATAATGACTGGTTGCCCACGGACCTCAGAGGCATGTCGTCAGACTTCGTGCCCACTTCGAACTACGTCAGAGACTGCGCGAGGGACGAGTTCCTGCGGGCACAGGACTCTTGGGGCGATCGCAAGTCGACTGAGTATTATCGGCTTGCCTGGCGAGTGATGGTACCGTTCGACACGGAGCGGAGTCTCTTCTCTGCGATCCTTCCTCCTGGGCCGGCTCACACACATGGCCTCTTGAGTTGCGCGCTCTCGACCAATATCGAAACACTCTTGGCGTCTGGATTCTGGGCAGCCCTGCCTGTTGACTACCTCCTTCGCATTACGTCTAAGGCGAATCTCCACGTCTCTGACGCATTTTCTATGCCTGTTGGGAATCCAAGTCACCCGCTCGCACAGCCCCTTTTGTTGAGAGTTCTGCGATTGAATTGCGTAACCTCGGCATACTCGGGCCTCTGGAGTGAGGTGTTCAGCGAGGAATGGGAAAGCGAAGACTGGGTATTCGATTGGCCGCGAGTGCAAAAATTGGCACGGATGGGCTTTGGCTGGAACACTGAATCACCTTTACGGACGGAGTTCGAACGCCGGGCGGCTCTTGTGGAAATCGATGCTTTAGTGGCCGTATGGCTGGGCATAGGCGTCGACGAGCTGATTGCAATTCTGCGCTCACGTTATCCGATCCTATCGGCTCGCGAAGAGCGGATGTGGTTTGATCGGTTTGGTCGCAAGATTGCTCAAAGCCCCTATGTCTTCGGGTATGGGCAGACGAAATTTCATTACGAAAGTCTGATGGCGCACTTGGACGATCCGGAACGAAATCCAGTACCAGAGGGGTACGTGGCGCCATTCTATAAGGCAGATCGTGAGAGCGAATACCGTAAAGCACACGCCGTCTTCAGTAAGCGGCTGCAGGATGCCGTAGATGTTGGCTGGGGGGCGTCATAGAATTCTCATTTCTCGATCTCTGGGCGGCCAGGTCGGATGATACTCGGATTCATCTGCGGGAGCCGAAACACACACCTTTACCGCGAGGCAGCGGATAGTCAGGTTGGAGTCGCGCTATATGGCAGGTTCCACTGCCAGTTGGCGCGGGTGAGAGGATCGCAGCATGACCTACCGCGTTGCCTACTACATGCATGAAGAACTGCGAGCGGATGCGGGCGCGGTTGTCGAATTATTCGCCCGTCGGGAGCGCCGGATTGCGCCCCACGGGCGTCGTGCAAATACGTACTGGTTCGCGCCTTTGGGTGGGGAGGACGTGTTGCGGGCGGATGTTGACTTTGATGCTGGGCGGGCCGCGCTGCGGTGGCTGGCTGACGGGACCTTCGCGGCGGACCTTGAGGTCGGTGGGGCGATCGTGGTCCTGGAGTCGTCGGACGTTCCGCCCGTGACCATCCCCGGAGGGCTCGCGCGAGTGTCGATCGATGGGGTGCGGCGGGCGGTCATCGGCCTCGTGGAGACCGGGCAGCGGCCCGTCGTCGTGGAGTGGCACCGGATCAGTGACGGAGTTCGCCGTTCCTGATCATCAGGACGTTGTCGCCGATGCACTGTAATGCTTGGTCTGCTTGAAGAGTTGGCAACCACTTGGGTCTGTAATACGCCCTCCACCCTGGACTGACGCTTGCGGGCAACGGAGGATGGGGGGAGTTGGTTGCCAGCCACTATTCGAGGAGGCACCGAGTTGGCTGACGCGAATGAGTTTCGGCACTTTCTTCGGCAGCGGCGGATGGAGCGGGGGTTGTCGCAGGACGCGCTTGGGGCCGAGGTGCACGTGAGCGGGTCGCAGATCGGGCACTACGAGAGCGGGCGGTCGATACCACCGGATGAGTTGGCCAAGGCTCTTGACGCGTTCCTCGGGACGGGGGACGAGTGTCAGCGGCTGGTGAAGCAGGCGCGGGGGGAGGCGGTCGCGCCGTGGCTGCGGCCGTGGAAAGAGAACGAGGAGCGCGCGGTCCTGATCCGGACCTACCAGCCCAACCTGGTGCCGGGTCTGCTGCAAACCGAGGAGTACGCGCGGACGATCCTCGCGGCGGGGCCGCACACCGAGATCCAGGTGGAGGAGCGCACCCGGGAACGGATGGCGCGGCAGGCGGCCACGCTCGGGCGGCCCGACCCGGCGGTGTTGACCGCGATCATCGGCGAGGCGATGCTGCGGCACGACGACCCAAACGTCATGAAGGACCAACTCGAACACCTGGTGGACATCGGGCACCGGGCGAACGTGCACATCCGGGTGCTGCCGTTCTCGGCGGGTCTGCATGCCGGACTGACTGGCGCATTCGCCATCGCCACACTGCCCACCGGAGCCCCGGTCGTCTACCTTGAGGACCAGGTTGAGGGAAAGATCGGCGCGAGACTGCAGGACATTCGGCACGTCTCCACCGTCTGGGAAGCGCTCTGCGCGCGAGCGCTACCCTGTGATCAGTCCCGCAACCTGATCCTGAGGGTGATCGATGACTACGAAGAACGAGCCAAGCTGGCGAAAGAGCACCCGTTCGGGCTCTAACGGTGGCGACTGCGTCGAGGTCGCCGACAATCTGCCCGGCCGGGTGCTGGTCCGGGACACCAAGGACCGCGAAGGCGGAACGCTGACGTTCGGGTCGGCGGCCTGGACCGCGTTCGTGGTGTCCGTCAAGCGCTGACCGCGTACCCGGGAAGAAGCGGGAGGGACGCACGGACCTTCCTCCCGGCCCCGACGAACCCGGCGCCCCGGCCCGAGCGTCCACGACCCCGGACCGGGGCTTCGTCGTCTCCGCCACTCGAATGCCCTGATCATGGGATCGGCGTCGATGCTCAACTACGCTGACACGGTGGTCAAGCGGGGAGCGGGAGCCCTGGTGCTCGGTGTACTCCTGATGGCGGGATGCGGCGCCGACGACGGACTCCCGACCGGCGACTGGCGGCACAACGGCGCCGAGGTGAGCGCCGCGAAGATCGAGTCATACGCGGGCAATGGCCACTGTGACTGGCAGGAGGCGCACTTCCTGCACGTGGTGCGGCCCTTGAGCGGTGAGTCGGGGCAACGCCGCCAGTTCGTCCGTGATCCCGAGGGTGTGACCGGTGTGCCGGAGCTGCGGCAAGGGTTCCGAGCAGATGCCGAGCTGCCTACCGACGCGGCACCGACGGGCTACGAGAACGACGGTACGGAGTTGTGGCTGGCGGGCAGCGACCAGGACGTACGTGCCTACCTGGTCAGCGAGTCCGGCGAGAAGGTGGAGGCTTGGCCGCGGGCCGATCCGCCGGTCGGCTGCGACTGAATGGTCCGTCCGTCGGTGTCCGTCAGGCGCTGACCGCGTGTCCCGGAATGGGGCGGCGCTCAGCCGGGCGGCTTCGGCGTGACGTGCGGCCGGACTGTCGGTTCGAGCAGTGACAACGTGCGCTGCCGGGTATCGAGGCCGACGCGGATGCCGATCGGCATGGGCAGGTTCGGTCCGGCGTGTCCGAAGTCGACGTTGCCGAGCACCGGGATGTCGCGGTCGCCGAGTACGTCGAGGACGATCTCGGGCGGGGTTGTGGGCGCCTCGGGGGAGTGGAGTCCGGCGATGTCGCGTGGGACGCCGACGACCATGCCGCCAGGCGGCGCCGTCGCCGTGGAAATCCCGATCTCTTGGCTGCTACAGGTGGTCCCAACTCGGTCGTCAACGTCGGCGAGCCAGACCACTCGGATGCCTACACCTTCCGGATAGCTGCTACCTGGTCCACCTTGGAATCGCTGCCCGGTCGGTGAAACCCTGGCCGGTCGTGACTGCCAGCATCCCTCGCGGCCGGCTGCGTCGTTCCGGAGGAGATCACCCAAGCTCGCGTCTGCCCTAGTACGGCAGCCGCCGTTCGGGATCATGGCTGAAGTTCGAGGTTAAGGCGGCGTGTGTAGTGGGCTCGTCGGGCTCGGGCTTGATGCCGTCGCCGCCAGCCTGACCAGTGCAAACGATGGGCGATGCCGCTGATCGGGCGGATGATGCAGGCGTTGATCAGCCGGCGGACCTCGTTGACGGTCAGCTTGATCAGTCCGGTGTCGGCCGGATTCTCGGCGGCGTCAGCGGCGCAGATCGCCAGGACGGCGAGGGCGGCCAGAGCGAGGGTGGTGAAGCGGTGCCAGGAGTCCCAGCGGCGGACCTGGTGCTGGTCCAGGCCGACTTGGCTCTTGGCGGCCTGGAAGCTCTCCTCGATGCTCCAGCGGATCCCGGCGACCCGCACGAGCTGGGCGAGGGTGGCGGGTCTCGGGGTCCAGCAGCGGTAGAAGGCCAGCTCACCGGTGCTGGTGTTGCGGCGGATCAGGAGGCTGTGCCGGCCGCCGTCGTCGGGGTCAGCGTCGGTGCACACGTCATCGAGCCAGGCCCAGTCGTAGAAGCGCGGCCCTTTCGACCCGGCGCCGGCAGAGCGGCGCTGCCACGCCGAGGCGGGCAGGTCAGCGGCGATCTGGTCGGCGCGGATGCGGGTCTTACCGCCGTCGAGGGGAACCAGGTGGCTGCGGGACACCTCCAGGACGTAGCCGAGCTGGTGCTCACGCAGGTGCGCACGGAAGGCACTGCTGTTGCCGTAGGCCTCGTCCGCGGCCACCCACCCCGCCGGCACCCCGGCGTCCAGGGCCGCGGTGATCATCTGTGCGGCCAACTCCGACTTGGTGGCGAACTCGACCTCGTCAGGCACGCCAGCGGCCTGGCAGCGGTCCCGGTCGTCGGTCCACGACGCCGGCAGATACACCCGCCGGTCGATCAGCGTGTGCCCGTCAACGCCGGCGTAGCCCAGGAACACCCCGACCTGGCTGTTCTCGATCCGCCCCGCCGTGCCGGTGTACTGACGCTGCACCCCGACCGTGTGAACACCCTTCTTCAGGTCGCCGGTCTCGTCCACGGCCAAGACCGCGTCCGGGGCGCCGAACCGGCCGGCGATCAGCTGCCGCAGATCGTCACGGACAGCGTCGGCGTCCCACACCGCCCGGTACAACAACCGCTGCATCGCATCCGGTCTGCCGTGTCCGGCCTGCTCCGCCAACTGCCAGCACGTCTTCACCTCAAGGTCAGCCAGCAGCCCGGTGACGAACTGTCCCGCCGCCCGCCGCGGTTCCAATCGGCCGAACCGGCCCGCGAAGCACCCCAGCACCTCGGCCAGCACCCGCTCCCACCGACCAACCGCTACGCTGTGGCACGCGGCCACCGCCAAATCTGAAGTTATGTCCACAACATACAGACGATCACGCGGTGGCCGCCTCGCGTCCACCCCACCCCACCAGCAAGATCTCAAACGGCGGCTGCCGTACTAGCGAAGGTCCTCACCGACCAGCGCTGGTGCACTCTTACACCGGGTGGTGTACTCTTGCACCACTGTCAGCGAGGAATGCGAGTCCACGGGAGGGCCGATGAAATCTCACAAGAAAGTCTTTACGAAAACGTTCCGAAAGGGCGCAGATGATCAGTGCGGGTCGTCACCCCAAGAAGGAGATCGCCGATGCGCTGCGTGGAGCTGAGGAGGCCGGTCTCGCTGTCGCCAAGATTCATCGGGGACACCGGTGGGGTGAGGTTCGATGTGCCCCTTGCCGGGCAAGCCGAGCGGTCTGGTCGACACCTCGTGATCCCGCGACCCACGCAAAGCAGATCGACCGGTTCACCCGGAGTCACAGTCACGCCCAGCCCCCGTCGGGGAGCGGCGGCGACTCATGAGGGTGGAGGGAGGTAAGCCATGGCGACGCACGTGTTCACGGTGGTGCTCGATCGGCAGCCCGATGACAACGAACTGGATGCCCTGTTCGCCGCAGGCTGCGATGACGCGGCGTTCGGCGCGGAGAACGGCCTCCCGATCGCCGAGTTCGATCGCGAGGCGGAGACGATGGCCGACGCGATCGCGACCGCCGTACGCAGCCTCGACGGGGTCGGCGTGATCGCGCTCCGCGTCCTGGATCAGGACCTGATCACGCTGGCCGATGTCGCTGAGCGGATCGGGCAGAGTCGTGAGTCGGTACGGCGGTACGCCACCGGGGATCGGGGTCCGGGTGGCTTTCCGCCGCCGGTCAACCCGGCCCGGGAGGGCACTCTCTTCTACCGGTGGAGCGAGGTGGCTCCATGGCTGAGGCACAACTTGGCGATCGACGTGCCCGACGTCGACCCGGCGTTGGTGATGGCGAACCTGGTGCTCCAGGCCAGGCAGCACCGCAGTCGGGTCGCCCACGTGACAGCATTGACCGACCTCCTCGCGGCCTGACCCCCCGCGTGAACGCTGGCTGCGTACCCCAGGATTGG from the Solwaraspora sp. WMMD1047 genome contains:
- a CDS encoding IS701 family transposase, which encodes MGCFAGRFGRLEPRRAAGQFVTGLLADLEVKTCWQLAEQAGHGRPDAMQRLLYRAVWDADAVRDDLRQLIAGRFGAPDAVLAVDETGDLKKGVHTVGVQRQYTGTAGRIENSQVGVFLGYAGVDGHTLIDRRVYLPASWTDDRDRCQAAGVPDEVEFATKSELAAQMITAALDAGVPAGWVAADEAYGNSSAFRAHLREHQLGYVLEVSRSHLVPLDGGKTRIRADQIAADLPASAWQRRSAGAGSKGPRFYDWAWLDDVCTDADPDDGGRHSLLIRRNTSTGELAFYRCWTPRPATLAQLVRVAGIRWSIEESFQAAKSQVGLDQHQVRRWDSWHRFTTLALAALAVLAICAADAAENPADTGLIKLTVNEVRRLINACIIRPISGIAHRLHWSGWRRRHQARARRAHYTRRLNLELQP
- a CDS encoding helix-turn-helix transcriptional regulator, which encodes MADANEFRHFLRQRRMERGLSQDALGAEVHVSGSQIGHYESGRSIPPDELAKALDAFLGTGDECQRLVKQARGEAVAPWLRPWKENEERAVLIRTYQPNLVPGLLQTEEYARTILAAGPHTEIQVEERTRERMARQAATLGRPDPAVLTAIIGEAMLRHDDPNVMKDQLEHLVDIGHRANVHIRVLPFSAGLHAGLTGAFAIATLPTGAPVVYLEDQVEGKIGARLQDIRHVSTVWEALCARALPCDQSRNLILRVIDDYEERAKLAKEHPFGL
- a CDS encoding DUF397 domain-containing protein yields the protein MTTKNEPSWRKSTRSGSNGGDCVEVADNLPGRVLVRDTKDREGGTLTFGSAAWTAFVVSVKR
- a CDS encoding class I SAM-dependent DNA methyltransferase produces the protein MSFESLTNRGEYLSAHYLAEVLPTTLKGGLLKRWAEEEKAGRLTPRAGLRGMRRDYFDARAELAADPDLFDPERLRKLHDEILRRLGFEPAPQTITVERAGQEHEIRVAHAEVGTGHGIVALDCGWAVDTDAAQDPDGAGKLLDPPTLATGETITAGQKLASWLFAADTPKIRYALILAGGVVTLADRSVWGEGRYLAVSLDTAYARNEDRELDVIAALFGADSLRPPAEGGSEPLADLLAGSRQHAVGVSGELRQGLRESVELIANEVLDRIRQAGHQPQQVMELDELAKELGREALRYLYRILFLLYAEARPELGVLPVDDPEYVDGYSLARLGDLVARRLPASAEDGFHLYESLDLLFDMVNRGHRPRAGQAVEQDASEDVGLRFEPLRSDLFLPEKTRLIGWQLPVPGSDPDDPAAPKLDTRLRNVTLYQVLRRLMLTKGSGRKRRGGFISYAQLGINQLGAVYEGLMSYTGFVATERLYEVAKHGDPKDGSWMIPASKAEEYDDGVFVYRENLYTGVRSRVSYDPGQFVYRLAGRDRQTSASYYTPQSLTEVTVQLALKYRLDQDGTTTRARELLDWTICEPALGSGAFLNEAINQVAAEYLRRRQAELKVNLDPETYHLELQRVKAYIALHNCYGVDLNRTAVELAEVSVWLNVMHAGLQAPWFGLHLRRGNSLIGGARKLYAPKQLADKSWLTTAPQEKPFRDGPIDPGTIHHFLLPADGWGAVAGEKEARELAPAETEKLKKWRTAMKRVPNAKGSKQKPSQVARLQALAGRVEFLWELVGRRLAISEREIRRHIPVWGADDLPPVTEAVPREKILADLTAPGTPYWRLKTLMDTWCALWFWPLDKVAVLDGSDPAYANSVQVSRVEDEPEFVEQAMVEQADLFGNVTSQQLKLPTWTGSRKATANETLRQQVPLTSLDDWITFAESLIGRRDVVTDDLAAIYADLTTLPQMTAYETKLDGLIGVDQPWALAERFPWLHAAEELAEQQGFFHWELTFAQAFANGGFDIQVGNPPWVRPTWKLDSVLAEVDPWFALAEKPRSEVVRDRKNMILSKDRQLYFALELARHVGLMNIVSSLSEYPLLVGTQPDLYRSFMCRVWANSAPRGCAGMIHPDTHLVGAREGSLRGQAYRRLRLHAHFRNERKIFPDVHNNTDFGVHIYGKERDVDFGHLSYLHDPSTLVQSLEHDGSGPLPGIKYRGAWDVRPHRSRVVRIVDSLLEEWHRLAPDRGLPPAQSPILYPISVHERDAISALSGFPHRMKSLRPRASAGFHEKMAKDKGLIRWSTSRVESLGEVILQGPHVGIATSFSKEPKDPCKSNNDWLPTDLRGMSSDFVPTSNYVRDCARDEFLRAQDSWGDRKSTEYYRLAWRVMVPFDTERSLFSAILPPGPAHTHGLLSCALSTNIETLLASGFWAALPVDYLLRITSKANLHVSDAFSMPVGNPSHPLAQPLLLRVLRLNCVTSAYSGLWSEVFSEEWESEDWVFDWPRVQKLARMGFGWNTESPLRTEFERRAALVEIDALVAVWLGIGVDELIAILRSRYPILSAREERMWFDRFGRKIAQSPYVFGYGQTKFHYESLMAHLDDPERNPVPEGYVAPFYKADRESEYRKAHAVFSKRLQDAVDVGWGAS
- a CDS encoding helix-turn-helix transcriptional regulator encodes the protein MATHVFTVVLDRQPDDNELDALFAAGCDDAAFGAENGLPIAEFDREAETMADAIATAVRSLDGVGVIALRVLDQDLITLADVAERIGQSRESVRRYATGDRGPGGFPPPVNPAREGTLFYRWSEVAPWLRHNLAIDVPDVDPALVMANLVLQARQHRSRVAHVTALTDLLAA